The following are encoded in a window of Rosa chinensis cultivar Old Blush chromosome 4, RchiOBHm-V2, whole genome shotgun sequence genomic DNA:
- the LOC112197740 gene encoding uncharacterized protein LOC112197740: MEGDGGGAMPLSSENAKEEQQGTSYTYWVRQVTEEAAPPPVPRMLSSQDILSAQSQPATLGSLWNRAGTWEEKNVNKWATDRIKELLVSVGSVEFPGGKAQISDVSKCVGDAFLVTVRNKKRVGYTYELTLKVKGELITGEEKKMVKGQIDIPEFSYGELDDLQMEVRLGEEKDLLHQDKLQISQNLKLFLQPVREKLLQFEQELKDR, from the exons ATGGAAGGGGATGGCGGTGGTGCGATGCCATTGTCAAGTGAGAATGCGAAAGAAGAGCAGCAGGGGACGTCCTACACTTATTGGGTGAGGCAAGTGACGGAGGAAGCGGCGCCTCCCCCGGTTCCCAGAATGCTCTCGTCTCAGGATATTCTCTCCGCCCAATCTCAGCCTGCCACCCTCGGCTCTCTCTGGAATCGG GCTGGAACTTGGGAGGAGAAGAATGTCAATAAATGGGCGACAGATAGAATAAAG GAGTTGCTTGTATCAGTGGGTTCCGTGGAGTTCCCAGGTGGCAAAGCACAAATATCAGATGTCTCCAAGTGTGTAGGGGAT GCATTCTTGGTGACTGTGCGAAACAAGAAACGCGTTGGCTACACCTATGAACTAACCTTGAAAGTCAAAG GGGAATTGATTACCGGAGAGGAGAAAAAGATGGTAAAGGGCCAGATAGACATCCCAGAGTTTTCATATGGGGAACTAGATGACTTGCAG ATGGAAGTGCGGTTGGGTGAAGAGAAGGATCTTCTGCATCAAGATAAGTTGCAAATTAGCCAAAATCTGAAGCTATTTTTGCAGCCTGTTCGTGAGAAATTACTTCAATTTGAACAGGAACTAAAAGATAGATAG